From a single Aspergillus puulaauensis MK2 DNA, chromosome 2, nearly complete sequence genomic region:
- a CDS encoding putative DUF21 and CBS domain protein (Mam3) (COG:P;~EggNog:ENOG410PH9S;~InterPro:IPR002550,IPR000644;~PFAM:PF01595;~SECRETED:SignalP(1-34);~TransMembrane:4 (n15-26c34/35o58-83i120-140o146-165i177-197o)), which yields MAISANRSLAIRPIALGLGKLFMLCFSQLSLVSAAPTSHSFAPRGHSEVKPLSTEDASLWLYLGVAAALVLTGGAFAGLTIALMGQDEVYLQVIQTSGDSPSERKSAASVLRLLKRGKHWVLVTLLLSNVITNETLPIILDRSLGGGWPAVLGSTVLIVIFGEIVPQSICVRYGLPIGAWMAPCVLALMYVMAPVAWPIAKLLDRLLGEDHGTTYKKAGLKTLVTLHKTLGEAGEQLNSDEVTIISAVLDLKEKSVGTIMTPMDDVFTMSADTILDEQTMDLILSQGYSRIPIHAPENPRNFIGMLLVKMLITYDPEDCKPVSHFSLATLPETRPETSCLDIVNFFQEGKSHMVLVSEFPGEDRGALGVVTLEDVIEELIGEEIIDESDVFVDVHKAIRRMAPAPYSRVPKGRFVEEPPAIPVQGPLVDIGGDSPATTGHTVSRRRSSVEAPLARYQLRRSLGDKERNSTDGLVTRLGSTDDIREHLKHLGPSNLASRPRQTRYQNVKIKRGSTSPSRSGQTDIDSGTDSHTRRQPTSFPTASEPTLTSGGLNPRDGAHALLMSSTGRSSSESPAKSAPPVSIPEQVNEEQESAPQSAHSRHAGSGDSPDGDQTYSQSYVHRGPARSGSITEHIVDVNGIRKVVLHTTSSNSSSDAEASRAKFPVRQGSDVVDLNETDGDHTEQSKKKRRRRKHKKSRETNGGEATPLLP from the exons ATGGCCATATCTGCCAATCGCTCCTTGGCCATCCGGCCCATCGCTTTGGGCCTGGGCAAACTGTTTATGCTTTGCTTTTCGCAACTTTCACTCGTTTCTGCTGCTCCCACTTCCCACTCTTTTGCTCCTCGGGGCCATTCAGAAGTTAAACCACTATCGACGGAGGATGCCAGTCTATGGCTGTATCTAGGGGTTGCCGCTGCCCTCGTGCTGACGGGTGGTGCATTCGCTGGGTTAACAATTGCTTTGATGGGCCAG GATGAAGTATACCTTCAAGTCATTCAAACATCAGGCGATAGCCCCTCCGAACGCAAAAGTGCTGCCAGTGTTCTGCGGTTATTAAAGCGCGGCAAGCACTGGGTGCTGGTGACCTTGTTGCTCAGTAATGTTATCACGAACGAAACTCTCCCTATTATCCTTGACCGATCGCTCGGCGGAGGCTGGCCAGCTGTTTTGGGCAGTACAGTGTTGATTG TCATCTTCGGTGAAATCGTTCCTCAATCAATATGCGTTCGATACGGTCTTCCTATCGGTGCCTGGATGGCTCCCTGTGTCTTGGCCCTGATGTATGTCATGGCTCCTGTTGCCTGGCCTATTGCCAAACTGCTCGACCGATTGCTAGGCGAGGACCACGGAACTACCTACAAGAAGGCGGGTCTGAAGACTCTCGTAACCCTTCACAAGACACTGGGCGAGGCCGGCGAACAACTGAACTCCGACGAGGTCACTATCATCAGCGCCGTTTTGGACCTCAAGGAGAAGTCTGTCGGCACCATCATGACCCCAATGGATGATGTTTTTACCATGTCCGCGGATACCATTCTAGACGAACAAACCATGGACCTCATTTTATCCCAAGGATATTCCCGAATTCCTATTCACGCCCCGGAAAATCCAAGGAACTTCATCGGCATGCTTCTAGTCAAGATGCTCATTACATATGATCCCGAGGATTGCAAACCCGTCAGCCATTTTTCCTTGGCGACATTACCGGAAACCCGTCCCGAGACGAGCTGTTTAGATATCGTCAACTTTTTCCAAGAAGGAAAGTCACATATGGTTCTTGTCTCGGAATTTCCTGGTGAGGATCGTGGTGCTTTGGGGGTTGTCACCCTCGAAGATGTCATCGAGGAGCTAATCGGAGA GGAAATTATTGACGAATCGGATGTCTTCGTGGATGTCCACAAGGCAATCCGGCGTATGGCCCCTGCGCCTTACTCCCGGGTCCCGAAGGGTCGTTTCGTAGAGGAACCTCCCGCCATTCCTGTTCAAGGACCATTGGTGGACATTGGCGGTGATTCTCCAGCCACCACTGGGCACACTGTgagccgccgccgaagcTCTGTGGAAGCACCTCTCGCACGCTACCAACTCCGCCGGTCACTGGGAGATAAAGAGAGGAATTCAACTGATGGTCTTGTCACCCGCCTGGGATCGACGGACGATATTCGTGAACACCTTAAGCACCTTGGTCCGTCAAACCTGGCTAGCCGACCCCGCCAAACGCGTTATCAAAACGTGAAGATTAAACGCGGAAGCACATCTCCGTCCCGTTCGGGCCAGACCGATATCGATTCTGGCACTGATTCGCATACCCGTCGTCAACCCACCTCTTTTCCCACTGCATCCGAGCCAACTTTGACTTCTGGCGGATTAAACCCAAGAGACGGTGCCCACGCTCTACTAATGAGTAGCACCGgtcgctcttcttccgagTCCCCCGCAAAGAGTGCCCCCCCTGTATCAATTCCCGAACAGGTTAACGAGGAACAAGAGAGCGCGCCACAATCTGCACATAGCCGACAcgctggatctggagacTCCCCGGATGGAGATCAAACCTATAGCCAGAGCTACGTTCACCGAGGGCCCGCTCGGAGTGGCAGCATCACAGAACACATAGTCGACGTCAATGGTATCCGGAAGGTTGTTCTACACACTACGAGCAGTAACAGCTCTTCAGATGCCGAGGCCTCTAGGGCCAAGTTCCCAGTACGCCAGGGGAGCGATGTCGTCGACTTGAACGAAACAGACGGTGATCATACAGAgcaatccaagaagaagcgacgTCGTCGAAAGCATAAAAAGAGCCGCGAGACCAACGGTGGGGAAGCAACACCCCTATTGCCCTGA
- a CDS encoding HECT domain protein (COG:O;~EggNog:ENOG410PIM3;~InterPro:IPR035983,IPR032353,IPR000569,IPR042556;~PFAM:PF16558,PF00632;~TransMembrane:1 (o1008-1032i);~go_function: GO:0004842 - ubiquitin-protein transferase activity [Evidence IEA]), which translates to MTRLRGPSVSSCESSRGGNGMDRSHCHRSKLPPNAPDIILQNTVDVSDPAQVLLWYRDERRRQFNILVRRYKNQLLHGCRDPNCQTPTCASYQKRVSEGPYRRYTELSARTLACYLASLDNAETGLCRNPPRVHSELSSQDSTRRSKRRTPTHSAQSPARPESAASVEKASRTRPSTSSTDNTANVNSTTQPLEDGLVRSSSPMRGSRKHMVMVPGPSNPATERMKDPKSFTQNLFDTLSLRMIEWLPLRRSPGSFDLDQARPHYREAPRSPNSDTCQAHLDSDKDQPYFKERPYQANAGSNPQTPSSRNTGSQTTAVELKQFKRLSLTETELRRSNSKSSLDEKPLPDLKPARKLSVSAHANANADEFVNIPSPPALRHRPQKHRGRTSDANNTRLYEKAKKERRVSWDGAKFLNDVQSQHQPDPTPSPKNEDSPKAQPPKDQRRHHDGPQLALDITTIQSLSHLNDEIIDGLKQMLIISEDEAEKWREELTFMETSGSYEDSEWRVATSRQYAVFTFITQSVFYALGSSRQLLRSFRKDTARPHDSNEDSQLNLHQLQPSLRKLFSICPKDIVFHSLWNALEALFVPPKELSASARNSRRSSYNSNPTTPVSAPIIIRRSSETASHQYITDANAADVATVVLFALASSLPEIDNSTWSCMVLMRSTGCVAMGAAMEMFRLDDARVVVETTDVLEHELALRLVDRLVRGLTARLAFHEISKTRSAYSQQSSKRKSNVLDTFVEILGQHSDLVAQSRNGKGSNSHAPSAPAIINEWLRTLFMKSWDGNPEISRSSSEGGVVQILSVLYRERNRLGLTPEDFHTHFLAERLDPLEMPVEWIARVSSNKTLHLLSYPFLFPPSSLVIYFRALNYSAMSKFYEAAMTTTRHVSQTALGAIEIQDDIGLLARMRTSMTTYLVLVIRRDNILTDALNQLWRRERRELMRPLKVQMGMDEGEEGLDHGGVQQEFFRLLMAEALSPSYGMFTTDARTRLSWFQPCSLEPLYKFELLGLLMSLAIYNGLTLPVNFPTAFYRKLLGLKLKQLDHIRDGWPELTRGLEELLRWNQGDVGDIFMRTYEFSFEAFGRVETVDMEKVRRDAPWHLSVAPPQSGRSVRYSPSWSDVRRYTDQASLSPPSSMAAETADSYDDAAKFAASLPPLPSPTPPADEAALVTNDNRNQFVKDYIFWLTDKSIRPQFEAFAKGFYTCLDRQSLSIFTPEALKTVVEGIQEIDMAQLKRHARYEGGFSASHRVIRDFWDIVEEFSAEKKAQLLEFVTASDRVPVNGISSIMFVIQKNGVGDARLPTSLTCFGRLLLPEYSSKSMLEEKLNKALENAQGFGVA; encoded by the exons ATGACTAGGCTCCGCGGCCCGTCTGTAAGCTCTTGCGAGAGCTCGCGTGGCGGTAATGGTATGGACCGCTCCCACTGCCACAGGTCCAAATTGCCTCCGAACGCACCAGATATTATCTTGCAAAATACTGTCGATGTTTCCGATCCTGCCCAGGTGTTATTGTGGTATCGCGATGAACGCCGGCGGCAGTTCAACATTTTGGTGAGAAG GTACAAAAACCAACTACTCCACGGGTGTCGAGATCCGAATTGTCAAACCCCAACCTGTGCCAGCTATCAGAAGAGAGTATCAGAAGGGCCATATCGACGTTATACCGAGCTGAGCGCGCGGACACTGGCTTGCTACTTAGCGAGTTTAGACAATGCGGAAACGGGTCTCTGTCGTAATCCTCCTCGTGTGCACTCCGAGTTATCTTCCCAAGATTCAACACGCCGGTCGAAACGTCGAACCCCTACACACTCCGCTCAAAGCCCGGCGCGACCCGAATCCGCAGCATCGGTCGAGAAGGCCAGCAGAACCCGCCcatcaacctcatcaacgGATAATACAGCAAATGTCAACTCGACGACACAGCCTCTGGAAGATGGCCTTGTGCGCAGCTCGTCCCCGATGCGCGGCTCCCGGAAACATATGGTTATGGTGCCGGGCCCTAGCAACCCGGCGACTGAGCGAATGAAGGACCCAAAATCATTTACCCAAAATTTATTTGATACTCTTTCGTTGCGAATGATCGAGtggcttcctcttcgccggtCTCCTGGCTCGTTTGACCTTGATCAAGCGCGCCCTCATTACCGAGAAGCCCCTCGATCTCCCAATTCAGATACCTGCCAAGCGCACTTGGATTCGGATAAAGACCAACCGTATTTTAAGGAACGACCATATCAAGCTAACGCGGGCAGCAACCCGCAAACTCCTTCGTCACGCAACACTGGGTCTCAAACAACGGCAGTGGAGCTGAAGCAATTCAAACGATTATCCCTAACAGAGACTGAACTACGACGTTCAAATTCAAAATCAAGTTTGGATGAGAAACCCCTCCCCGATTTGAAACCCGCCAGGAAGCTTTCCGTTAGTGCGCATGCAAATGCAAACGCGGACGAATTTGTCAATATTCCTTCGCCGCCGGCGCTCAGACACCGTCCACAAAAACATCGTGGAAGAACATCTGATGCAAACAATACTCGCTTGTatgagaaggcgaagaaagaGAGGCGAGTGTCTTGGGATGGAGCGAAGTTCCTGAATGATGTTCAATCACAACATCAGCCGGATCCTACTCCTAGCCCCAAGAACGAGGACTCTCCAAAGGCCCAGCCACCCAAAGACCAACGCCGCCACCACGACGGACCACAACTGGCGCTGGATATTACGACCATTCAGTCACTCAGCCATCTTAACGATGAAATCATTGATGGTTTAAAACAGATGCTCATAATTTCTGAGGACGAAGCGGAAAAGTGGAGAGAGGAGCTGACGTTTATGGAAACTAGCGGCAGCTACGAAGATTCTGAATGGCGAGTTGCAACGTCCCGGCAATACGCAGTATTCACGTTCATCACTCAAAGTGTTTTTTATGCGCTGGGGAGTAGCAGGCAACTTTTGCGCTCATTTCGAAAGGACACGGCTCGTCCGCATGATTCCAACGAGGACTCACAGCTCAATCTTCACCAGTTGCAACCCTCATTACGCAAACTCTTTTCTATTTGCCCTAAAGATATTGTTTTCCACAGTCTGTGGAATGCTTTGGAGGCGTTGTTTGTCCCACCTAAAGAGCTTTCTGCATCAGCAAGGAATTCCCGACGCTCCTCTTACAACTCCAACCCTACTACTCCTGTTTCTGCTCCAATAATAATTCGCCGATCATCCGAAACTGCCAGTCACCAGTATATCACTGATGCTAATGCTGCAGATGTTGCAACGGTGGTCTTGTTTGCCTTAGCCAGCTCACTACCAGAAATAGACAATTCTACATGGAGTTGTATGGTTTTAATGCGATCTACTGGGTGCGTCGCTATGGGCGCGGCTATGGAAATGTTTCGCCTGGACGACGCCCGAGTGGTTGTTGAAACCACAGATGTTCTGGAACACGAATTGGCCCTTCGATTAGTTGATCGTTTAGTGCGTGGCCTTACCGCGCGGTTAGCCTTCCATGAGATATCCAAAACTCGATCCGCATATAGTCAGCAGTCTTCGAAACGCAAAAGCAACGTTTTGGACACTTTCGTCGAAATCCTCGGCCAACACTCCGATCTCGTGGCCCAGTCTAGGAATGGCAAGGGTTCGAACTCTCACGCACCTAGTGCGCCGGCGATAATCAACGAGTGGCTACGTACTCTTTTCATGAAATCCTGGGATGGGAACCCTGAGATATCCAGAAGCAGTTCAGAAGGAGGTGTCGTGCAGATATTGTCCGTTCTTTATCGAGAAAGAAACCGCCTTGGTCTTACACCAGAGGACTTCCACACTCACTTCCTCGCTGAGCGCCTGGATCCTCTCGAGATGCCTGTGGAATGGATAGCGCGAGTGTCAAGTAACAAAACTTTACACCTTTTGTCTTACCCGTTTTTATTCCCCCCTTCCTCACTCGTCATATACTTTCGTGCTCTCAACTATTCCGCCATGTCCAAATTCTATGAAGCGGCTATGACTACGACAAGACATGTGAGCCAGACTGCTCTCGGAGCTATCGAGATCCAAGATGATATTGGCCTTCTTGCTCGCATGCGAACATCAATGACGACTTATCTTGTGCTTGTCATTCGACGGGATAACATACTCACAGACGCTTTGAATCAACTTTGGCGGCGTGAAAGGCGAGAGCTCATGCGGCCTTTAAAGGTCCAAATGGGTAtggatgaaggagaagaagggcttGATCACGGTGGCGTTCAACAAGAATTTTTTCGGTTGCTGATGGCGGAGGCTCTTAGCCCATCGTACGGCATGTTCACCACGGACGCCCGAACTCGCCTCTCATGGTTTCAGCCATGCTCGTTGGAGCCCCTTTACAAATTCGAGCTTCTCGGATTATTGATGTCGCTTGCCATTTATAATGGTTTGACGCTCCCAGTGAATTTTCCGACTGCATTTTATCGAAAGCTACTGGGGCTGAAACTAAAACAACTAGACCATATTCGTGATGGGTGGCCGGAGCTGACCAGAGGACTGGAAGAACTCCTTCGTTGGAACCAAGGCGATGTCGGTGATATTTTCATGAGAACGTATGAGTTTAGCTTTGAGGCATTCGGCCGTGTTGAGACAGTTGATATGGAGAAAGTTCGCAGGGATGCTCCGTGGCATCTTTCGGTTGCACCTCCACAATCTGGTCGCTCAGTACGGTACTCACCGTCATGGTCGGATGTCCGCCGTTATACCGACCAGGCTAGCCTGAGTCCGCCGTCATCGATGGCTGCTGAAACTGCTGATTCATATGATGACGCTGCAAAATTTGCGGCGAGCCTGCCTCCATTACCTTCACCTACGCCTCCAGCCGACGAAGCTGCTTTGGTGACCAACGACAATAGGAACCAGTTTGTAAAGGATTATATCTTTTGGCTAACCGACAAGTCTATCCGTCCACAATTCGAGGCCTTTGCGAAGGGCTTTTATACCTGCCTTGACCGCCAGTCCTTGTCTATATTCACGCCAGAGGCGCTGAAGACTGTGGTCGAGGGCATCCAGGAGATTGACATGGCACAGTTGAAACGCCATGCCCGATACGAAGGCGGCTTTAGTGCGAGCCACCGGGTGATACGAGACTTCTGGGATATTGTTGAAGAGTTCTCTGCTGAGAAAAAGGCGCAGCTGTTGGAGTTCGTCACTGCGAGTGACAGAGTGCCGGTCAATGGGATTTCGAGCATCATGTTCGTGATCCAGAAGAACGGCGTAGGTGATGCT CGGCTCCCGACCAGTTTGACGTGCTTTGGACGACTCCTGCTGCCAGAGTACTCATCGAAAAGcatgctggaggagaagctcaacAAGGCATTGGAGAATGCCCAGGGATTCGGCGTTGCGTGA
- a CDS encoding putative C2H2 finger domain protein (COG:S;~EggNog:ENOG410PKUG;~InterPro:IPR036236,IPR041661,IPR022755,IPR003604, IPR013087,IPR040025;~PFAM:PF12171,PF12756,PF12874;~go_function: GO:0003676 - nucleic acid binding [Evidence IEA];~go_function: GO:0008270 - zinc ion binding [Evidence IEA]), whose translation MAENLPYTCNTCFVAFRSSDGQRDHMRTDWHLYNMKRRVASLPPVSQEIFNEKVLAAKATSNAAAAKASFEKTCAACQKAFFSENSYQNHVKSSKHKAREARLGKDNTEDAASVMSSTFSLGEPINKPRDGEADVANVTEGLKETTIEEGDEDEEVPDADPYSSAHCLFCNNESENLEENTDHMLKSHGMFIPERSYLANLEGLIHYLYRKINENNECIYCHVIRNNPAGAKTHMKDKGHCMIAFESEAEQIEIGQFYDFRSTYSDDENDDESVEMVDGGVKVEVSDAEDEGWETDASSVDEDEDGGYAKNTPAAYRTEYELHLPSGRTAGHRSLARYYRQNLHNYPTADERYARQLAIENGEIEEEEKPRGRNANRAVVTRANGGTGMIGVTDIDKRNVVESERKERTRAIRQEQRYTARVNRAANSQKHFRDPLLQ comes from the exons ATGGCGGAAAACCTACCATACACCTGCAACACTTGCTTCGTTGCATTTCGCAGCAGCGATGGCCAGCGCGACCATATGCGCACAGATTGGCA TCTGTATAACATGAAACGTCGAGTTGCCTCTCTACCTCCAGTTTCCCAGGAAATTTTCAACGAAAAGGTTCTTGCTGCCAAGGCCACCtccaacgccgccgccgccaaggCCTCTTTTGAGAAAACATGCGCCGCTTGCCAGAAGGCGTTCTTCAGCGAAAACTCCTACCAGAACCATGTGAAGAGCTCGAAACACAAGGCTCGTGAAGCGCGACTAGGCAAGGACAATACCGAAGATGCTGCCTCGGTTATGAGTTCGACGTTCTCCCTGGGAGAGCCTATCAACAAGCCCCGCGATGGCGAGGCTGATGTGGCCAATGTGACGGAGGGTCTTAAGGAAACGACGATTGAAgagggtgatgaggatgaggaagtgcCCGATGCGGATCCCTACTCATCTGCTCACTGTCTATTCTGCAACAACGAGTCAGAGAACCTTGAAGAGAATACCGACCACATGCTCAAGAGTCACGGCATGTTCATTCCTGAACGGTCATATCTTGCAAACCTAGAAGGCCTCATCCATTATCTCTACCGGAAAATCAACGAGAACAATGAGTGTATCTACTGTCACGTCATCCGAAACAACCCCGCCGGTGCCAAGACGCATATGAAAGACAAGGGCCACTGCATGATAGCCTTCGAGAGCGAAGCGGAACAGATCGAGATTGGTCAATTCTACGACTTCCGAAGCACCTATTCAGATGATGAGAACGACGACGAGTCCGTCGAGATGGTTGACGGAGGCGTCAAGGTAGAAGTCTCAGATGCCGAAGACGAAGGCTGGGAAACAGACGCATCGTccgttgacgaggatgaagacggagGTTACGCAAAGAACACACCCGCCGCGTACAGGACCGAATACGAACTTCACCTTCCATCTGGCCGAACCGCCGGTCACCGCTCTCTCGCCCGTTACTACCGCCAGAACCTGCACAACTACCCCACCGCCGACGAGCGATACGCTCGCCAGCTCGCCATTGAAAacggcgagatcgaggaggaagagaagcccCGCGGCCGCAATGCTAACCGCGCCGTTGTTACCCGCGCCAATGGCGGAACTGGCATGATCGGGGTCACAGACATCGATAAGCGCAATGTCGTCGAGAGCGAGCGCAAGGAGCGCACTCGTGCCATCCGCCAAGAACAGCGGTATACGGCACGTGTCAACCGCGCTGCTAACAGCCAGAAGCACTTCAGA GATCCCTTGCTACAGTGA
- a CDS encoding uncharacterized protein (TransMembrane:3 (o25-52i141-169o189-208i)) produces the protein MTSVGEQIFLFGSPVDEPMPGLMEVLAYADLMLSGSLIFALVVIVGILGFYWEAVYPMAVWGANKLTQVTCGVASKAGWLLKELLSVRSYGDLKAMIGKAEAILAMAISQSLVGRVVSGIIDFYFPGDCPAKTIIRIGFTFIAYMAADVFVFPFVSHCFTGICDAISVVVFDTRDYYPDMLPEIPHADIVSGVALCLLLLFVGAFWFFSETESSGPVSHKPSSASSPATPTEGNKAQEPAQPAANPTITSPSTSTNTSSAAAAATSTSSSPSILLPLPTFRDMHSALKSCKSALRKEKATVKEAEQVIKRQSDEKEALRQALIQKDYQLRVARNNLKSTAVQQDGKVQVLKGEVGRLNGDLDFQTEKTFRVEREVAELQDRLEQPALDQALVSQAVLKEQSFEAENCSASGNSEREAYLMREAYLMEQLELKSQTEDRLRSEFESLRAGMQSEIEKIRVQYSQEALTSVNEAKQMLSKSEEIFQKQLHAATEDAKAKASVVKDLDEQIMWLKAEVLGEKSDKSDLVKEVKDLKEQIQELKETNLELELLVSAEPAQPAVSKPEPTAEEDQPILARLGAPNPQDVGHELMRKGAEALAAQQRVDFERRIQEREATIKDLTSKVSDGQKHVQITTNNIERANKTIQDLNAELKACREQGASQQQDADDGKAAELSRQLGASREEAEANRLEAVRAIEHIKMLEVQMREALMREAQMKAQMQAQMQPDDQKITPMKSSNRGSIATKLEQARVEIVTQGNTISDLRKRIAQLEAGQAQ, from the coding sequence ATGACTTCCGTCGGCGAACAGATCTTTCTTTTCGGATCCCCTGTCGACGAGCCTATGCCCGGACTCATGGAGGTCCTGGCTTACGCGGACCTGATGCTATCAGGTTCTCTGATTTTCGCCTTGGTTGTCATTGTTGGCATCCTCGGCTTTTACTGGGAGGCGGTCTACCCAATGGCCGTCTGGGGAGCGAACAAGCTCACCCAGGTCACTTGCGGCGTGGCCTCCAAGGCGGGCTGGCTCTTGAAAGAGCTCCTATCAGTCCGATCGTATGGCGATCTCAAAGCCATGATCGGCAAGGCTGAGGCGATactggcaatggcaatctcGCAGAGTCTCGTGGGTCGAGTTGTGTCTGGCATCATCGACTTCTACTTCCCCGGCGACTGTCCTGCAAAGACCATCATTAGGATCGGTTTTACATTCATCGCCTACATGGCTGCGGACGTGTTTGTTTTCCCTTTTGTCTCCCACTGCTTCACCGGCATCTGCGATGCCATAAGCGTGGTGGTGTTTGACACCAGGGATTATTACCCCGACATGCTCCCTGAAATACCCCATGCCGATATCGTTTCGGGCGTTGCCCTctgtcttcttctcctcttcgtcggcgcTTTCTGGTTTTTCTCTGAGACCGAGTCCAGCGGTCCAGTATCTCACAAAccatcctccgcatcatcTCCCGCAACCCCGACAGAGGGTAACAAAGCCCAAgagccagcccagccagccgcAAACCCCACCATCACATCCCCGTCCACCTCTACCAAcacatcctccgccgccgccgccgccacgtccacctcgtcctcgccttCTATCTTGCTCCCCTTGCCAACCTTTAGGGATATGCACTCTGCACTTAAGAGCTGCAAATCAGCCCtcagaaaggaaaaggccACAGTCAAGGAAGCTGAACAGGTGATCAAGCGCCAGTCCGACGAAAAGGAAGCGCTCCGACAAGCCCTCATCCAGAAAGACTACCAGCTTCGAGTTGCCCGCAACAACTTGAAAAGCACCGCGGTTCAGCAGGATGGGAAAGTGCAAGTCCTCAAGGGCGAAGTGGGCCGGCTCAACGGCGATCTCGACTTTCAAACCGAGAAGACCTTTCGCGTGGAACGCGAGGTCGCAGAGCTTCAGGATCGCTTGGAACAACCGGCTTTGGATCAGGCCTTGGTCAGCCAGGCCGTGTTGAAGGAACAGAGCTTCGAGGCAGAGAATTGCTCCGCCAGCGGCAATTCTGAGCGAGAGGCGTACCTTATGCGAGAGGCGTACCTTAtggagcagctggagctGAAGTCGCAGACCGAAGACAGGCTGCGCAGCGAGTTTGAGTCTCTTCGAGCGGGCATGCAaagcgagatcgagaagatccGAGTTCAGTATTCCCAGGAAGCTCTCACGAGCGTGAATGAGGCCAAGCAGATGCTAAGTAAATCCGAGGAAATTTTCCAAAAACAGCTCCATGCGGCGACTGAGGACGCCAAAGCCAAGGCGTCAGTGGTGAAGGATCTCGATGAGCAGATCATGTGGCTTAAGGCTGAGGTCCTCGGCGAAAAGTCGGATAAAAGTGATCTCGTGAAAGAGGTCAAGGATCTCAAGGAGCAGATCCAGGAGCTTAAGGAGACAAACCTGGAACTGGAGCTACTTGTATCTGCCgagccagcccagccagcagTCTCTAAGCCAGAACCGACCGCCGAGGAGGACCAGCCAATACTGGCTCGCTTGGGAGCCCCGAATCCCCAGGATGTCGGCCACGAGCTTATGAGGAAGGGCGCCGAAGCCCTCGCTGCCCAGCAGCGTGTGGACTTCGAGCGCCGGATCCAGGAGCGCGAGGCGACGATCAAGGATCTTACGTCCAAGGTCAGCGATGGTCAGAAACATGTCCAAATCACCACAAATAATATCGAGAGGGCAAATAAGACCATCCAGGACCTGAATGCCGAATTAAAGGCATGCAGGGAACAAGGGGCATCCCAGCAGCAGGACGCGGACGATGGGAAAGCCGCCGAGCTTAGTCGGCAACTGGGTGCATCcagggaggaggcagaggcaaACCGTCTCGAGGCGGTTCGTGCCATCGAACACATCAAGATGCTCGAGGTGCAAATGCGGGAGGCCCTGATGCGGGAGGCCCAGATGAAAGCACAGATGCAGGCCCAGATGCAACCAGATGATCAAAAGATCACGCCGATGAAGTCCTCTAACCGGGGCTCCATCGCCACTAAGCTCGAGCAGGCCAGAGTGGAGATAGTGACCCAGGGCAACACTATCAGTGACCTCCGAAAGAGGATCGCCCAGTTGGAGGCTGGCCAGGCGCAGTGA